A single Leishmania major strain Friedlin complete genome, chromosome 24 DNA region contains:
- a CDS encoding putative MCAK-like kinesin: protein MSSRICVAVRKRPIADPELDIVETPTPRCIVNEPKIKYDLSPYTDRHTFTFDEVFGETCNNSGVYQRCCLPLIDTVFNYGNATCFAYGQTGSGKTYTMLGSQKEPGLYAIAAREIFARANDIDAVVYVSFYEIYGRKIFDLLNNRKRLFAREDADKVINICGLSEHQVTDIQEIFDVITAGSAYRAAGQTSANAESSRSHAVLQVEVRETRSANARRAPKTIGRISFIDLAGNERGADTFDCDRKTRMEGAEINKSLLALKECIRALGMGKSHVPFRGSILTEVLRDSFTGNSRTTMISTISPSSQHCVNTLNTLRYTQRVKDLGGGGIGGGAKIEQVAGSPPGRRPAAPRRKPFEALPAKNRPEWVSDFASDPSPDMSPSENGGYGGESDGVAAGAAPRNAAKPRGRQPSVGRSGGTPPPAAAVVKVKDPKIATIVQNHIAALESNDDDDDIDDDGCNYPCAVEGGGVMQREEERQVRRVHAYVVEEIAKAEEKLIALHRRHIDSKMTGIKEEITAIQSFEESDSVDEYVARVRVLLMKQRDDMNEILAMLNGIGSMLRDEEDLSKTLTSSVSARR from the coding sequence ATGAGCAGCCGTATCTGTGTAGCGGTGCGCAAGCGTCCCATCGCGGACCCGGAGCTGGACATCGTCGAGACGCCAACGCCGCGGTGCATCGTGAATGAGCCAAAGATCAAGTACGACCTCTCACCCTACACGGACCGGCACACCTTTACTTTCGATGAGGTGTTCGGGGAGACGTGTAACAACAGCGGCGTGTACCAGCGTTGCTGTCTGCCACTCATCGACACCGTATTCAACTACGGTAATGCCACCTGCTTTGCCTACGGGCAGACCGGATCGGGCAAGACGTACACCATGCTAGGTTCGCAGAAAGAGCCAGGGCTGTATGCCATTGCAGCACGCGAGATCTTCGCACGCGCCAACGACATCGACGCCGTCGTCTACGTCTCCTTCTACGAAATTTACGGCCGGAAAATATTTGATCTCCTGAACAACCGAAAGCGTCTTTTCGCCCGCGAGGATGCGGACAAGGTGATCAACATTTGCGGGCTGAGCGAGCATCAGGTGACGGACATCCAGGAGATCTTCGACGTGATTACGGCGGGCAGTGCATACCGTGCGGCAGGTCAGACAAGCGCCAACGCCGAGAGTAGCCGCTCCCACGCCGTGCTGCAGGTGGAGGTGCGAGAAACGCGGAGCGCCAACGCACGGCGTGCGCCCAAGACGATTGGTCGTATTTCCTTCATCGACTTGGCGGGTaacgagcgcggcgccgaCACGTTCGACTGCGACCGCAAGACGCGAATGGAGGGTGCAGAGATCAACAAGTCTCTCCTGGCTCTGAAAGAGTGCATTCGGGCCCTCGGGATGGGCAAGAGCCACGTTCCATTTCGGGGGTCTATCTTGACCGAGGTGCTGCGAGACTCCTTCACCGGCAACAGCCGCACTACCATGATCTCCACCATTTCGCCGTCCTCGCAGCACTGCGTGAACACGCTCAACACGTTGCGCTACACTCAGCGCGTGAAGGACcttggtggcggcggcatcggtggtggtgcgaaGATTGAGCAAGTGGCCGGCAGCCCGCCAGGTCGCCggcccgctgcaccgcgccgaAAGCCCTTCGAGGCGCTTCCTGCGAAGAACCGCCCAGAATGGGTGTCAGACTTCGCCTCCGACCCATCACCTGACATGTCCCCATCCGAGAATGGTGGCTACGGCGGCGAGAGTGACGGGGTCGCGGCAGGTGCGGCGCCGAGGAACGCCGCCAAGCCGCGCGGTCGGCAGCCGTCAGtaggccgcagcggcggtacGCCCCCGCCGGCCGCAGCTGTGGTGAAGGTGAAGGACCCGAAAATCGCGACGATTGTGCAGAACCACATCGCCGCCCTCGAGTCCAatgacgacgatgacgacatTGACGATGACGGCTGCAACTACCCGTGCGCCGTGGAAGGTGGTGGGGTGAtgcagcgggaggaggagcgtcAGGTGCGCAGAGTGCACGCCTACGTTGTCGAGGAGATCGCAAAGGCGGAGGAAAAGCTCATTGCACTGCACCGCCGGCACATTGACTCCAAGATGACCGGTATCAAGGAGGAGATCACGGCGATCCAGTCTTTTGAGGAATCCGACTCGGTCGACGAGTACGTGGCGCGGGTTCGGGTACTGCTGATGAAGCAGCGGGACGACATGAACGAGATCTTGGCGATGCTGAACGGCATTGGGTCGATGCTGCGCGACGAGGAAGACCTCTCCAAGACGCTCACTTCAAGCGTGAGCGCGCGGCGATGA